In one Lolium rigidum isolate FL_2022 chromosome 3, APGP_CSIRO_Lrig_0.1, whole genome shotgun sequence genomic region, the following are encoded:
- the LOC124695733 gene encoding uncharacterized protein LOC124695733 — protein sequence MLDTTLLSSSIVSSLVPRGLLIKYFVRADKLGLFHTYPDRGGPFKSILEAQEAIDSYHVVQRQIMCMDGLSDEERSVRYALYWHHTGTRKHSKEALAASGTLHRTEELVKALLDKHNEDNELAGDLAYQLEDIVTHKSCFDGKGCIYRSYSHFNMTMKTKGADANKDLYFAEVMCMRGDYEAHVLTCICMVKPDDNGECHVCGVDMKHPTHDEYNHGRPKLFRRIGCDSVGEDLFEELFAVRDEAWLKAEEARVRRMIKEGKEARRHRLEVENIGGGHGKRNTYIIPARR from the exons ATGCTCGACACAACTCTCTTGTCGTCTTCAATTGTTTCTTCATTGGTGCCCAGGGGTCTGCTTATAAAATATTTTGTCAGAGCTGACAAATTGGGTTTATTTCATACATATCCTGATCGTGGTGGGCCATTTAAGAGCATACTGGAAGCTCAGGAAGCCATTGATTCATATCATGTTGTTCAACGACAAATAAT GTGTATGGATGGACTTTCCGATGAGGAGAGGTCTGTGCGGTATGCTCTTTACTGGCATCATACCGGCACAAGAAAGCACTCCAAGGAAGCTTTAGCTGCTAGTGGGACTCTTCACCGTACAGAGGAATTGGTTAAGGCTTTACTGGACAAACACAACGAAGACAATGAGCTTGCTGGG gatcTTGCATATCAACTAGAAGATATTGTGACCCACAAATCATGTTTTGATGGAAAGGGTTGCATTTATAGATCTTACTCTCATTTCAATATGACCATGAAGACCAAAGGAGCTGATGCCAACAAAGATCTATATTTTGCTGAAGTCATGTGTATGCGCGGTGATTATGAAGCGCATGTGCTCACCTGTATCTGCATGGTTAAACCTGATGACAATG GTGAATGCCACGTGTGTGGTGTTGACATGAAGCACCCTACTCATGATGAATACAACCATGGTCGCCCCAAGTTGTTTCGTCGTATTGGCTGTGATTCAGTTGGAGAAGATTTATTTGAGGAG TTATTCGCCGTGCGTGATGAGGCTTGGCTGAAAGCAGAGGAAGCTAGAGTGAGACGCATGATCAAGGAAGGGAAAGAGGCTAGACGACACAGGTTGGAGGTGGAAAACATAGGAGGTGGCCATGGAAAGAGGAATACGTACATAATACCGGCTAGACGATAA